The following are encoded together in the Robertmurraya sp. FSL R5-0851 genome:
- a CDS encoding HEAT repeat domain-containing protein, with protein MIISNEGIVLFYATIFILIILLVILLYLIIRKTLENQETLKVDMIKKEIETSLFESISEGKVYERSNRDRFSLKAMEELLKSYSDTVVGTMEIQSITAMADKYLSEGYRKVLKGRNWSKRINALYHIEDFQMHQLSDDVRQLLQSRSITREEVIVSIRFLAATGRFEEVFEFVNERYTDLTDFDYRSILFKLDEPSFGLLVERFSECHPTLQWSILEIISIRKELSYLTFVERIFHLYKGEETGIRALKAIASIGFTTDIEQFYPLGESSEWQERMLFAKLIRFFPSESSYDILATLIHDRNWWVRSQAAQSFTKLSKGRERLIKIMENSHDPYARDIAAEWLQKGEI; from the coding sequence ATGATAATTTCAAATGAAGGAATTGTTCTCTTTTATGCAACCATTTTTATACTCATCATATTGCTAGTCATCTTGCTTTACTTAATTATTCGGAAAACCCTAGAAAACCAAGAAACACTAAAGGTTGATATGATAAAAAAGGAAATAGAAACATCACTGTTTGAAAGCATTTCAGAAGGAAAAGTTTATGAGCGGTCCAATCGAGACCGTTTTTCTTTGAAAGCAATGGAGGAATTATTAAAAAGCTACTCCGATACGGTCGTTGGGACAATGGAGATCCAATCTATTACAGCCATGGCAGATAAATACCTATCGGAAGGATATAGAAAAGTATTAAAAGGTAGAAATTGGAGCAAAAGAATCAATGCCTTATATCATATTGAAGATTTTCAAATGCATCAGCTCTCAGATGATGTTAGACAACTTTTACAAAGTCGTTCTATAACGAGAGAAGAAGTGATTGTTAGTATTCGCTTTTTAGCAGCAACGGGTAGGTTCGAAGAAGTTTTTGAGTTTGTGAATGAGAGGTACACTGATTTAACAGATTTTGACTATAGAAGTATTTTGTTCAAACTAGATGAACCTTCCTTCGGTTTGCTGGTTGAAAGGTTTTCTGAATGCCACCCTACCCTTCAATGGTCCATCCTTGAAATCATTTCAATTAGAAAAGAGCTTTCTTATCTCACATTTGTGGAAAGGATATTCCATCTGTATAAGGGAGAGGAAACAGGGATTCGTGCACTTAAAGCTATTGCATCTATTGGATTTACTACCGATATTGAACAGTTTTACCCATTAGGGGAGAGCTCAGAATGGCAGGAGCGAATGCTATTTGCTAAGTTAATTCGTTTTTTCCCTTCGGAGTCCTCGTACGACATTTTAGCAACGTTAATTCATGATCGAAATTGGTGGGTTCGTTCTCAAGCGGCTCAATCATTTACAAAGCTATCTAAAGGAAGAGAACGTTTAATTAAAATAATGGAAAACTCGCACGATCCGTATGCTAGAGACATTGCAGCAGAGTGGCTTCAAAAAGGGGAAATATAA
- a CDS encoding STAS domain-containing protein: protein MVREEIITYNWNQDVTLNTADLFREELQTFIQTDNNKLILSLKGVGYINSAGLGVIADAVMQARKQGKELVVANIQGPISEIFEIVKFGSFIHLFATEEEATHFLRNK, encoded by the coding sequence ATGGTTAGAGAAGAAATAATTACCTATAATTGGAATCAGGATGTAACCTTAAACACAGCTGACCTCTTTCGAGAGGAGTTACAAACATTTATTCAGACCGATAATAATAAACTAATATTAAGCTTAAAGGGTGTTGGCTATATAAACAGTGCAGGTCTTGGAGTGATTGCTGATGCAGTCATGCAAGCAAGAAAGCAGGGGAAAGAATTAGTTGTAGCAAACATACAAGGACCAATTTCTGAGATATTTGAAATTGTTAAGTTCGGATCATTTATACATCTCTTTGCGACTGAAGAAGAGGCCACCCATTTTTTAAGAAATAAGTAA
- a CDS encoding IS4 family transposase, protein MDKITRKNSFGQWFSPINSQLFEEQVKTLKLDFYTKKLTTESFLKLLLFAQLQEVESLHALSDCLFDDKLQKAIDLDSISISQLSRRLNGLNPDLFQRLFLDLVSQIHAKTHYTKLVMPLKIIDSSTLPLNLTNHKWAKFRKTKAGVKLHLRLVFMEKGTSYPEKVVMTTAKEHDRGQLEIMVDDKECMYVFDRGYLDYERFDRMTDEGYFFLSRLRKNAVIREVYNFKLPENTPVLSDQMVLIGTTQNRAENYFRLIKVLDSKGNELHLVTNRFDLSAEEISDMYKSRWAIELFFKWIKQHLSIKKFYGQSEWAIQNQVFIALIVFCLHVLVQIETKSKRKTLQISRYLRAALWKPANIWLRKIEGKAIP, encoded by the coding sequence ATGGACAAGATTACACGAAAAAATTCATTTGGACAATGGTTTTCACCAATCAATTCTCAATTATTTGAGGAACAAGTGAAAACATTGAAATTAGACTTCTATACGAAGAAATTAACGACTGAATCATTTCTGAAATTACTGCTTTTTGCCCAGCTACAGGAAGTTGAGAGTCTTCATGCACTAAGTGACTGTCTTTTCGATGACAAGCTCCAAAAGGCAATCGACCTTGATTCTATTAGTATTTCTCAGTTATCACGACGATTAAATGGGCTGAACCCCGACCTTTTCCAAAGGCTGTTTCTCGATTTAGTATCACAAATTCATGCCAAAACGCATTATACGAAGCTTGTGATGCCCTTAAAAATTATCGATTCAAGCACCTTACCACTGAATTTAACAAACCATAAATGGGCAAAGTTCCGTAAAACCAAGGCAGGAGTAAAATTGCATCTACGTCTTGTATTTATGGAAAAAGGCACTTCGTACCCAGAAAAAGTCGTTATGACAACGGCAAAAGAACATGACCGTGGTCAGCTTGAAATCATGGTAGATGATAAAGAATGCATGTATGTTTTTGACCGTGGTTACTTGGATTATGAGCGTTTTGACCGAATGACCGATGAAGGCTACTTTTTCCTTTCAAGGCTACGGAAAAACGCGGTAATCCGGGAAGTTTACAACTTTAAGCTACCCGAAAATACACCTGTTTTATCAGACCAAATGGTCTTAATAGGTACCACACAAAACCGTGCTGAAAATTATTTTCGCCTGATAAAGGTCTTGGATTCCAAGGGAAATGAACTCCATTTAGTCACCAATCGTTTTGATTTAAGTGCCGAAGAAATTTCAGACATGTACAAATCACGCTGGGCAATTGAACTGTTCTTTAAATGGATCAAACAACATCTCAGCATTAAGAAGTTTTACGGTCAGAGCGAGTGGGCAATTCAAAATCAAGTGTTTATCGCACTTATTGTTTTTTGCCTCCATGTTCTCGTACAAATCGAAACAAAAAGTAAGAGAAAAACCTTACAAATTAGTCGTTATTTAAGGGCTGCATTGTGGAAACCAGCGAATATCTGGCTTCGGAAAATTGAAGGAAAAGCCATCCCTTAA
- a CDS encoding glycosyltransferase family 2 protein has protein sequence MLQLIGESIGIVFGGFITIYMVLVISFYSVILLLSLLQLRREYKLDKEQAYDEYLNDLYTKPISIIVPAFNEEAGLIQSVRSLLGINYPTYEIIVVNDGSTDDSLNKMIRHYEMKEIKKVIRKQVETKNIKGIYQSRTLPNLYLIDKENGGKADALNVGLNFSHYPYICSLDGDSILERDAFLKVMKPIMLSNEDVIASGGSVRIANGCKISNGHLLEVGLSKHPLVIMQIIEYLRAFLMGRIGLSRHNLLLIVSGAFGVFSKSWVAEAGGYKTTTVGEDMELVVRLHRLIKEKGVKKKIVYVPDPVCWTEVPEETKFLRRQRRRWHRGLFESLWAHRKLAFNPKYGPIGMISFPYFWIVEFFGPIIELSGYIYILCSLFIGGIYLEFAIIIFLLSCLYGSLFSMASVLLEEWSLRKYPKVSHIVKLFLYSMTETLWYRPLTVFWRCEGIWQIIVGEKGWGEMKRKGVSE, from the coding sequence ATGCTACAACTGATTGGGGAGTCTATTGGGATTGTTTTTGGGGGTTTTATCACTATATACATGGTATTAGTGATTAGTTTTTACTCAGTGATATTACTATTATCACTTCTTCAGCTTAGAAGAGAATATAAACTTGATAAAGAACAAGCTTATGATGAATATCTAAATGATCTATATACTAAGCCAATTTCTATCATTGTTCCTGCCTTTAATGAGGAGGCAGGGCTGATTCAAAGTGTACGTTCTTTGCTAGGAATCAATTATCCCACTTATGAAATTATAGTTGTTAATGACGGATCGACAGATGATAGTCTGAATAAAATGATTCGTCATTATGAGATGAAAGAAATTAAAAAAGTGATTCGAAAGCAGGTTGAAACAAAAAATATCAAAGGAATTTATCAGTCCAGAACTTTACCAAACCTTTATCTGATTGATAAAGAAAATGGTGGGAAAGCAGATGCATTGAATGTAGGATTGAATTTCTCTCATTATCCTTATATTTGTTCATTAGATGGGGATTCCATTTTAGAACGAGATGCCTTCTTAAAGGTAATGAAACCAATTATGCTTTCAAATGAAGATGTTATCGCTTCTGGAGGAAGTGTAAGAATTGCCAATGGTTGTAAAATATCAAATGGTCATTTGCTTGAAGTGGGATTATCCAAACATCCTCTAGTGATTATGCAGATCATTGAGTATCTCCGTGCCTTTTTAATGGGGAGAATTGGTTTAAGTCGTCATAATCTTCTATTGATCGTATCAGGAGCATTTGGTGTTTTTTCAAAAAGCTGGGTGGCTGAAGCGGGTGGTTATAAGACCACTACGGTTGGTGAAGATATGGAGTTAGTAGTGCGTTTGCACCGATTGATTAAAGAGAAAGGTGTAAAGAAAAAGATTGTATATGTACCAGACCCAGTATGTTGGACCGAAGTGCCGGAGGAAACCAAGTTTCTGCGGAGACAGAGAAGAAGATGGCACCGGGGCTTATTTGAAAGTCTTTGGGCACATAGGAAGCTGGCATTTAATCCCAAATACGGTCCGATCGGAATGATTTCCTTTCCGTATTTTTGGATTGTTGAGTTCTTTGGTCCTATCATTGAGCTCTCTGGGTATATTTATATTTTATGCTCCTTGTTTATAGGTGGAATTTATTTAGAGTTTGCTATTATCATTTTTCTTCTCTCTTGTTTGTATGGTTCTTTGTTCTCGATGGCCTCTGTTTTGTTAGAAGAGTGGAGTCTACGCAAATATCCAAAAGTATCCCATATCGTAAAATTATTTCTTTACTCCATGACTGAGACGCTTTGGTATCGGCCATTAACCGTCTTTTGGCGTTGCGAAGGGATTTGGCAGATTATTGTTGGAGAAAAGGGCTGGGGAGAAATGAAAAGAAAAGGTGTATCGGAATGA
- the proC gene encoding pyrroline-5-carboxylate reductase encodes MGIHIGFIGCGKMGQAILTGLLSKRNIDKSQIRVSAKTETTLSKVKEIFGVQTTTNNRDIGKWADILVIAVKPNLHKEIIEEIRTEISPNTIVVTIAAGITLQFLEQSFGMPVKAVRAMPNTPSLVGEGITALCFHDLVLKDEREQVSNIFESLGQVEEFPEMLMNSVPAISGSSPAYVYMMIESLADGAVMQGIARDKAYRMAAQAVLGAAKMVLETGLHPGVLKDQVCTPGGATIEAVAALEKTGFRSSILSAMESCTEKVIKLTENE; translated from the coding sequence GTGGGTATTCATATTGGATTTATTGGTTGTGGGAAGATGGGACAAGCCATATTAACAGGACTACTTAGCAAAAGGAATATAGACAAAAGTCAAATTCGGGTAAGTGCGAAGACTGAAACTACCTTAAGTAAAGTAAAAGAGATCTTTGGTGTTCAAACAACTACCAACAATAGAGATATTGGAAAATGGGCTGATATTTTAGTGATAGCTGTGAAACCGAATTTACATAAAGAGATTATCGAGGAAATTAGAACAGAGATTTCCCCTAATACGATAGTGGTTACCATTGCCGCAGGTATTACATTACAATTCTTAGAGCAATCATTTGGAATGCCCGTAAAGGCAGTTAGAGCTATGCCTAATACTCCTTCTCTTGTTGGAGAGGGAATAACAGCGTTATGTTTTCATGATCTTGTTTTAAAGGATGAAAGAGAACAGGTTTCCAATATATTTGAGTCTTTAGGACAGGTTGAAGAATTTCCGGAGATGTTAATGAACAGTGTTCCAGCGATTAGTGGTTCTTCACCTGCTTATGTGTACATGATGATTGAATCATTAGCAGATGGAGCTGTTATGCAAGGGATTGCACGTGACAAGGCCTATAGGATGGCTGCTCAAGCGGTTCTTGGTGCTGCCAAGATGGTTTTAGAAACAGGATTACACCCTGGAGTATTAAAGGATCAAGTTTGTACCCCAGGTGGTGCTACCATCGAAGCGGTAGCAGCCCTAGAAAAAACAGGCTTTCGTTCCTCCATTCTTTCAGCAATGGAAAGTTGTACAGAAAAAGTAATCAAACTAACAGAAAACGAATGA
- a CDS encoding diguanylate cyclase: MNMDKYKLLLFKKIKDQLSIWFEKEPDKHATKDELFLFLHSIKGTAGTIELGGLFTLVTNLMNEIERNNTKLEWEKQELRDFLYELMDLSYQYEHFETIDVSKPIIRDEGTPLIQVIDDDISMLILLKDTLEEKGWIVVAHTDPEVGKELFYELQPDCLIIDVNLPGTNGFQLLEDLNHHLEKMFIPTIMISIENDRMTRIKAIESGADDFIEKPLDLEEFILRVKRQLNRKKLFDQSVMIDELTKVYNRRFLNDSLQRSLVEIERSSTYFSVAVLDLDYFKKVNDTYGHIVGDRVLQTFAHFLKEHVRGTDFVFRYGGEEFVILFPRTNDTDVKNILTRLLEKFFNTPFTENGKTFYISFSAGVFMVLDEKMDSKTVINTADQALYLAKENGRARVESANQLNLGAAKKTLHVSLIDDDVIIRTMITKILQSMEFEFVDLDICSFENGVDFFDSGRHDISGQHFLVLDGVMPVMDGTEVLQRVKSGRKRKQFHVLMLTGRKNEQDIARSLKLGADDYVTKPFSIQDLQARIYSFIQRITK, encoded by the coding sequence ATGAATATGGACAAATATAAACTTCTCCTTTTTAAAAAAATTAAGGATCAGCTTTCCATATGGTTTGAGAAGGAACCCGATAAACATGCCACGAAGGATGAGCTGTTTCTTTTTCTACATTCCATCAAAGGGACAGCGGGCACGATTGAATTGGGTGGATTATTTACTCTTGTTACAAATTTAATGAATGAGATTGAACGTAATAATACAAAGCTTGAATGGGAGAAACAAGAATTACGTGACTTCCTTTACGAGTTAATGGATTTAAGTTATCAGTATGAACATTTCGAGACGATAGATGTTTCGAAACCGATTATTAGAGATGAGGGGACACCTCTTATTCAAGTGATTGATGATGATATTTCCATGCTCATCTTATTAAAAGATACACTTGAAGAAAAGGGCTGGATAGTAGTTGCGCATACTGATCCGGAAGTAGGAAAAGAATTGTTCTATGAACTGCAACCTGACTGTTTAATTATAGATGTTAATCTTCCGGGAACAAATGGTTTTCAGCTTTTGGAGGACCTTAATCATCATCTTGAAAAAATGTTTATACCAACAATCATGATTAGTATTGAAAACGACCGGATGACAAGAATAAAGGCTATTGAATCTGGGGCAGATGATTTTATAGAGAAGCCGTTAGATCTTGAGGAATTCATACTACGTGTAAAACGTCAACTAAATAGAAAAAAGTTATTTGATCAATCAGTCATGATCGACGAACTTACAAAAGTGTATAACCGTAGATTTTTGAACGATTCTTTACAAAGGAGTCTCGTTGAAATTGAGAGATCTAGCACTTATTTCAGTGTAGCTGTACTTGATTTGGATTATTTTAAAAAGGTAAATGATACATATGGACATATTGTTGGAGATAGAGTATTACAGACGTTTGCACATTTCCTAAAGGAACATGTAAGAGGGACGGATTTTGTCTTTCGATACGGAGGAGAGGAATTCGTCATCTTATTTCCTAGAACAAATGATACCGACGTAAAGAATATTCTTACTAGGTTGTTAGAGAAATTCTTTAACACTCCTTTTACAGAAAACGGAAAAACTTTTTATATTTCGTTCTCAGCTGGGGTTTTTATGGTTTTAGATGAGAAAATGGATAGTAAAACCGTAATTAATACAGCTGATCAAGCGTTGTATTTAGCAAAAGAGAATGGGAGAGCAAGAGTTGAAAGTGCCAATCAATTAAACCTTGGTGCTGCCAAGAAAACTCTACATGTATCCCTTATTGATGATGATGTGATTATTCGAACAATGATAACGAAAATTCTTCAGAGTATGGAATTTGAGTTTGTTGATCTTGATATTTGTTCTTTTGAAAATGGGGTTGATTTTTTTGACTCGGGTAGACATGATATTTCCGGTCAGCATTTTCTAGTTCTCGATGGAGTAATGCCTGTGATGGATGGAACTGAAGTACTTCAACGGGTGAAGTCAGGAAGGAAAAGGAAACAGTTCCATGTTCTTATGCTAACGGGACGGAAAAATGAACAGGATATTGCTCGTTCACTAAAGCTCGGAGCGGATGACTATGTGACAAAACCTTTTAGTATTCAGGATCTTCAAGCGAGAATCTATAGTTTTATTCAAAGGATAACTAAATGA
- a CDS encoding histidine kinase dimerization/phospho-acceptor domain-containing protein — protein MKDSSNKKQSILKQFIQLMIIFLSLILIGTSLNLFFQYKQSNDYIEKRALIVEKEKITRDLYYTLNTALFDVRGYFAYGNEELKKRAYSQQPEIRKLAKKLEASATNDDDSEYVRELNSFVDYYFVETLPQAVGYYESGRQDELINLAQLGATTRTNEFLDLTHEYMDVIDNELNTAINDMRRTQTIYQNVFLAFIIFLLVFLFRIIRQMLTNIGAPLSHLAKTASDITEGKDSEIFIDPQRKDEIGVLSFALKKMLHSIQEKEQNLLAQNEELLAQQDELYAQQSELENALYVVNESKIKIENRNELTNKLTNTLEKQKLLDSIVLQMSRIIKADRGLIILLEDQAYSSYGISSTGVEQFKKNIYNGLNSILIVHQQPYTIKREIVESEKGYHEGKLYSYDLYLPVISSNDVVTAIMVFSRFGHAFRESEIEELQSITKQMSNSLEKVYIHELTETERLRNQSILNTTHEGIQLIDQSGVVLLVNKALCEMFECIADGRDLVGLDLQDWTSFMQKDMEEKDEFLQFVQSAIETNHLNNSNSFIYKRLDKHQVIKVYSEALFQEDIRIGTILVHRDITKEFEVDQMKSEFVSTVSHELRTPLASILGFTELMLHRELKPDRRLKYLTTVYNEAKRLTALINDFLDVQRMEAGKHTYEKKYFELLPVVESVSNTLRATTTIHEITVTSTAENDWILGDREKIEQVLTNLVGNSIKYSPNGGNIILNLFH, from the coding sequence ATGAAAGATAGCTCGAATAAAAAACAAAGCATATTAAAACAATTTATTCAGTTAATGATCATTTTTCTCTCTTTGATCCTTATAGGTACGTCTTTAAATCTTTTTTTTCAGTATAAGCAAAGCAATGACTATATTGAAAAAAGAGCTCTTATTGTCGAGAAAGAGAAAATCACGAGAGATTTGTATTACACACTGAATACGGCGTTATTTGATGTTCGGGGATATTTTGCTTACGGTAATGAAGAGCTGAAAAAAAGAGCATACTCGCAACAGCCTGAGATTAGAAAACTAGCTAAAAAATTGGAGGCAAGTGCGACTAATGATGATGATTCGGAGTATGTTAGAGAGCTTAACAGCTTTGTGGATTATTATTTTGTCGAAACACTTCCTCAGGCAGTCGGGTACTACGAGTCTGGGCGACAGGATGAGCTAATTAATTTGGCTCAGCTTGGCGCTACAACACGAACTAATGAATTTTTGGATTTGACTCACGAATACATGGATGTAATTGATAACGAATTAAATACAGCCATTAATGATATGAGGCGAACTCAAACCATTTATCAAAATGTATTTCTTGCGTTTATCATATTTCTCCTAGTGTTCCTTTTTAGAATTATCAGGCAAATGCTGACAAATATTGGCGCACCCTTATCTCATCTAGCGAAGACAGCATCAGATATAACAGAGGGAAAGGATTCAGAGATTTTTATTGATCCACAACGAAAAGATGAAATTGGTGTTCTGTCTTTCGCGTTAAAGAAAATGCTCCATTCTATACAAGAAAAAGAACAGAATCTATTAGCACAAAATGAGGAGTTATTAGCACAGCAAGATGAGCTTTATGCGCAACAATCGGAGCTGGAAAACGCCCTTTATGTCGTAAATGAAAGCAAAATTAAAATTGAAAATCGTAATGAATTAACAAACAAATTAACAAACACTCTTGAAAAGCAAAAGCTTCTTGATAGCATCGTGTTACAGATGTCGCGAATTATCAAGGCAGATCGAGGGTTAATCATTTTGCTTGAGGACCAAGCGTATAGTTCCTATGGAATTTCCTCAACCGGTGTAGAACAATTTAAAAAGAACATATACAATGGCTTGAACAGCATCCTTATTGTACATCAGCAACCCTATACGATAAAGAGGGAGATAGTAGAATCTGAGAAGGGGTACCATGAGGGGAAATTGTACTCTTATGATTTATACTTGCCTGTGATCTCCTCGAATGATGTGGTAACAGCCATTATGGTTTTTAGCAGGTTTGGACATGCGTTTAGAGAATCTGAAATTGAAGAATTACAGTCTATCACCAAGCAAATGAGCAATTCCTTAGAGAAGGTTTATATTCATGAATTGACTGAAACAGAACGCCTAAGGAATCAGTCGATTTTAAATACCACTCATGAGGGGATTCAGCTTATCGATCAGAGCGGAGTGGTTCTATTAGTAAATAAAGCCCTTTGCGAAATGTTTGAATGTATTGCGGATGGAAGAGATTTAGTAGGACTTGACCTTCAAGATTGGACATCCTTTATGCAAAAAGATATGGAAGAGAAGGATGAGTTTTTGCAGTTTGTCCAATCGGCAATAGAAACGAACCATTTAAATAACTCTAACTCATTTATTTATAAGCGATTAGATAAGCATCAAGTGATTAAGGTATATAGTGAGGCGCTATTTCAGGAAGATATTCGAATTGGTACCATCCTTGTTCACCGAGACATTACAAAAGAATTCGAAGTGGATCAAATGAAGTCTGAGTTTGTGAGTACAGTTAGTCATGAGTTGCGAACTCCTTTAGCAAGTATTTTAGGATTTACAGAGCTTATGTTACATCGTGAGTTAAAGCCAGACCGAAGATTAAAGTATTTAACCACGGTTTACAATGAGGCAAAGCGACTTACCGCATTAATTAATGATTTCCTTGATGTTCAACGTATGGAGGCAGGGAAACATACGTATGAGAAAAAATATTTTGAATTATTGCCAGTTGTTGAGTCAGTGTCAAATACATTAAGAGCTACAACAACGATACATGAAATAACCGTCACCTCAACCGCTGAAAATGATTGGATCTTAGGAGATCGAGAGAAGATTGAGCAAGTACTTACCAATCTAGTGGGAAATTCGATTAAATACTCTCCTAATGGAGGAAATATTATACTTAATCTATTTCACTAG
- a CDS encoding response regulator transcription factor encodes MKRILLAEDEEVLRMLVVDTLEEEDYEVDEAADGTEAVQLFEENSYDLLVLDYMMPGLTGLEVIDHVRQKDKDVKILMLSAKSQQYEQEKVIEAGANYFMAKPFSPMELKGKLGDILNER; translated from the coding sequence GTGAAAAGGATTTTATTAGCTGAAGATGAAGAAGTATTAAGAATGCTTGTTGTAGACACTCTTGAAGAAGAAGATTATGAAGTAGATGAGGCAGCAGATGGAACGGAGGCGGTCCAGCTTTTTGAGGAAAACAGCTATGATTTACTCGTTTTAGATTATATGATGCCTGGGTTAACAGGGTTAGAAGTGATTGACCATGTAAGACAAAAAGACAAGGATGTAAAAATCTTAATGCTCTCAGCAAAGAGTCAACAATATGAACAGGAAAAAGTGATTGAGGCAGGAGCTAACTACTTCATGGCCAAACCTTTTAGTCCGATGGAGCTAAAAGGTAAGCTTGGGGATATCTTAAATGAAAGATAG
- a CDS encoding IS4 family transposase, translating to MDKITRKNSFGQWFSPINLQLFEEQVKTMKLDYYTKKLTTESFLKLLLFAQLQEIESLHALSDSLFDDQLQKGIDLDSISISQLSRRLNGMNPDIFQRLFLDLVSQIHTKTYYTKLVMPLKIIDSSTLPLNLTNHKWAKFRKTKAGVKLHLRLVFMEKGTSYPEKAVMTTAKEHDRGQLEIMVDDKECMYVFDRGYLDYERFDRMTDDGYFFLSRLRKNAVIREVFDFNLPEKATVLSDQMVLIGTTQNRAENYFRLLKVMDSKGNELQLITNRFDLSAEEISEMYKSRWAIELFFKWIKQHLSIKKFYGQSEWAVQNQVFIALIVFCLHVLVQIETKSKRKTLQISRYLRAALWKPANIWLRKIEGKAIP from the coding sequence ATGGACAAGATTACACGAAAAAATTCATTTGGACAATGGTTTTCACCAATAAACCTTCAATTATTTGAAGAACAGGTGAAAACGATGAAATTAGATTACTATACGAAAAAACTAACGACTGAGTCATTCCTTAAATTACTACTTTTTGCGCAACTACAAGAAATCGAAAGTCTGCATGCACTAAGCGATAGTCTATTCGATGACCAGCTTCAAAAAGGAATCGACCTTGATTCTATCAGTATTTCTCAGCTGTCACGCCGATTGAATGGGATGAATCCAGATATATTCCAAAGGCTTTTCCTTGATTTAGTATCACAAATTCATACCAAAACGTACTATACGAAACTTGTGATGCCGTTAAAAATTATTGATTCAAGCACGCTGCCACTCAATTTAACCAATCATAAATGGGCAAAATTTCGCAAAACAAAGGCGGGAGTAAAGTTGCATCTCCGTCTTGTGTTTATGGAAAAAGGTACTTCCTATCCTGAAAAAGCCGTTATGACAACTGCAAAAGAACATGACCGTGGTCAGCTTGAAATCATGGTGGATGACAAGGAATGCATGTATGTGTTTGATCGTGGCTATCTAGACTACGAGCGCTTTGATCGCATGACTGATGATGGCTACTTTTTTCTTTCCAGACTACGTAAAAATGCAGTCATACGGGAAGTTTTCGATTTTAACCTACCAGAGAAAGCGACTGTTTTGTCAGACCAAATGGTATTGATTGGTACGACTCAAAACCGTGCTGAAAATTACTTTCGCCTTCTAAAAGTGATGGATTCAAAAGGAAATGAACTCCAGCTTATTACGAATCGTTTTGATTTGAGTGCCGAAGAAATTTCGGAGATGTACAAATCTCGCTGGGCAATTGAGCTATTTTTTAAGTGGATTAAACAACATCTCAGCATCAAAAAATTCTACGGTCAAAGCGAATGGGCAGTTCAAAATCAAGTGTTTATCGCACTGATTGTTTTTTGCCTACATGTTCTCGTACAAATCGAAACAAAAAGTAAGCGAAAAACCTTACAAATTAGCCGTTATTTAAGGGCTGCATTGTGGAAACCAGCGAATATCTGGCTTCGAAAGATTGAAGGAAAAGCCATCCCTTAA
- a CDS encoding response regulator transcription factor, which translates to MQLELYIKDVSESLFQGQSETHNRIRNVSFGSMIECPILVNQQIEAVLCVKVENVTTEVEVYLEILSNLLSIGMVKFYESNKEQTENSQSLHIPESIKSLLTNRENEILQWMLKGYNNQEIADVLFISAHTVKNHISNIFQKLNITDRRQLFSTIYQLQFYT; encoded by the coding sequence GTGCAACTAGAACTATATATAAAAGATGTATCAGAAAGTTTGTTTCAAGGACAGAGTGAAACACATAACCGTATAAGAAATGTCTCGTTTGGGTCCATGATTGAATGTCCTATACTGGTTAATCAACAAATAGAAGCAGTTTTATGTGTGAAGGTGGAGAATGTCACTACTGAAGTAGAAGTCTATTTAGAGATCCTTTCCAACTTATTAAGTATCGGAATGGTTAAATTTTATGAATCAAATAAGGAACAAACTGAAAATAGTCAATCATTGCATATCCCAGAATCAATTAAGAGTTTATTAACTAATAGAGAAAATGAAATTCTACAGTGGATGTTAAAGGGTTATAACAATCAAGAAATCGCTGATGTACTATTTATCAGTGCACACACTGTGAAAAACCATATCTCAAACATATTCCAAAAGTTAAATATCACGGATCGTAGACAATTATTTTCAACTATTTATCAACTTCAGTTTTACACCTAA